From a region of the Mercurialis annua linkage group LG1-X, ddMerAnnu1.2, whole genome shotgun sequence genome:
- the LOC126665316 gene encoding vegetative cell wall protein gp1-like, whose protein sequence is MSSKFFALSILILFFSTLSSSQLSPPSPSDSSPSPSPSADSPTADSPSPSPSPNGTLSPQLPPSDSPISSPPAPPPSDLTNSPPTPTPAPDNSPDTPSPAPAEVSGDVNHTSNVEADDNGGEKSSGLSGGKKAGIAVGVIVAGGVVGLGAFVYKKRQDNLRRSQYGYAARRELL, encoded by the coding sequence atgtcTTCCAAATTCTTCGCATTGTCCATCTTAATTCTCTTCTTTTCCACACTCTCCTCATCTCAACTCTCACCGCCGTCACCGTCTGATTCCTCTCCTTCTCCCTCGCCATCCGCTGACTCACCGACGGCTGATTCACCCTCTCCATCTCCGTCGCCGAACGGAACATTATCTCCGCAACTTCCACCGTCAGATTCACCAATCTCGTCGCCGCCAGCACCTCCACCGTCAGATCTGACAAACTCTCCACCTACTCCTACACCAGCACCGGATAATTCTCCGGATACTCCATCGCCGGCGCCTGCAGAAGTGAGCGGCGACGTGAATCACACTTCAAATGTAGAAGCCGACGACAACGGCGGAGAGAAATCGTCGGGATTAAGCGGCGGAAAGAAAGCAGGGATTGCAGTTGGTGTGATTGTGGCCGGCGGTGTTGTTGGATTAGGTGCATTCGTTTATAAAAAGAGACAAGATAATCTTAGAAGATCGCAGTACGGTTATGCTGCCAGACGAGAGCTTCTTTAA